One window of the Anguilla rostrata isolate EN2019 chromosome 13, ASM1855537v3, whole genome shotgun sequence genome contains the following:
- the LOC135237395 gene encoding RNA-binding protein 5-like, with the protein MGADKRVSRTERTGRYGPDQSREDSKWRERRDRDPEREYERRWSDERRGDRYDEHRSRDSPERVDRKRHNSDRSDEYHSDGEYQEQDFRGELGEEKESKTIMLRGLSVHITEDDIQAALDQLQGPQPADVRLMKNRTGISRGFAFVEFYHLQDATRWMETNQKLLVIQGKSVGVHYSNPRHKFEDWLCNTCGLYNFRRRLKCFRCGAAKVEGEPSSSSGVTPEPQQSGEDYGDTIILRNIAPYTTVEAIMAALAPYANLAARNIRLIKHKQTGQNRGFAFVQLPSPLEASQLLTILQGLQPPLKLDGKTIGVDYAKSGRKDVLLPDGSRISAFSVASTAIAAAQWSSSQPQQGVGGASEFAYLQEGYTQYAQEYQSYYQQPGAVDPALGAGILGAAPGMKTLPVATAVVVSQSAQVYQPHIIGQPATLSQPAAPAAEVVEPQATATTATVTAAVTAADATTTPASESTTHAAPDTSTYQYDESSGYYYDSQSGLYYDPNSQYFYNSQTQQYLYWDGEKQAYVPATNANPAQTSSSPAATGPKEPKEKKEKPKSKTAQQIAKDMERWAKSLNKQKESFKTSFQTLSQFRDEERRESAAADAGFTLFEKKQGGGLEKQQLMTELVRSREEETLVKDQGGLVAAYSGDSDPEEAESEKSEEGGDKLTDWKKMACLLCRRQFPNKEALLRHQQLSELHKQNLEVQRRSKMSESELEELERKETEMKYRDRAAERREKYGIPEPPVPKKKKFVEPPKPVNYEQPTKDGLNSDNIGNKMLQAMGWQEGKGLGRNQQGITAPIEASLRTKGAGLGTKGSSYELSATDTYKDIVRKALFARFTELE; encoded by the exons ATGGGAGCAGATAAAAG GGTCAGTCGCACTGAGCGCACTGGGAGGTATGGGCCAGACCAGAGTCGGGAGGACTCCAAGTGGCGTGAGCGTCGGGACAGGGACCCAGAGCGCGAGTATGAGCGTCGCTGGAGCGATGAGAGGCGTGGCGACCGCTACGATGAGCACCGGAGCCGCGACAGCCCTGAG agaGTGGACCGGAAACGACACAACAGCGATAGGTCTGATGAATACCACTCAGATGGAGAGTACCAGGAGCAGGACTTCAGGGGAGAGctgggagaggagaaggagagcaaGACCATCATGCTGAGGGGCCTGTCGGTCCATATCACTGAGGATGAT ATCCAGGCAGCCCTGGACCAGCTGCAGGGACCCCAGCCCGCTGACGTTCGGCTGATGAAGAACAGGACAG GTATAAGCCGAGGGTTCGCCTTCGTGGAGTTTTATCACTTGCAAGATGCTACCCGATGGATGGAGACCAATCAG aaaCTGCTGGTGATCCAGGGGAAGAGCGTGGGCGTGCACTACAGCAATCCGCGCCACAAGTTTGAAGACTGGCTGTGCAACACT TGCGGCCTGTACAATTTCCGGAGGAGGCTGAAGTGCTTCAGGTGTGGAGCAGCCAAAGTCG AAGGCGAGCCCAGCAGCTCCAGTGGAGTGACTCCAGAGCCGCAGCAGAGTGGGGAGGACTATGGCGATA CCATCATCCTGAGGAACATCGCGCCGTACACCACCGTGGAGGCCATTATGGCTGCACTGGCACCGTACGCCAACCTGGCAGCGCGCAACATCCGCCTCATCAAGCACAAACAGACCGGGCAGAACAGGGGCTTCGCCTTCGTGCAGCTTCCGTCCCCGCTG GAGGCCTCCCAGCTTCTCACTATCCTCCAAGGGCTGCAGCCACCACTGAAGCTGGACGGAAAGACCATCGGCGTGGACTACGCCAAGAGCGGCAGGAA GGACGTGCTCCTGCCGGACGGGAGTCGCATCAGTGCCTTCTCAGTGGCCAGCACCGCCATCGCTGCTGCCCAGTGGTCCTCCAGCCAG CCTCAGcagggtgtgggcggggcttcagagTTTGCCTACCTGCAGGAGGGCTATACGCAGTATGCACAG GAGTACCAGTCCTACTATCAGCAGCCAGGCGCAGTGGACCCGGCTCTGGGAGCTGGCATACTGGGAG CTGCTCCTGGGATGAAGACGCTCCCGGTCGCCACGGCAGTTGTTGTGTCTCAGAGCGCTCAGGTCTACCAGCCGCACATAATCGGCCAGCCTGCCACACTG TCACAACCAGCCGCCCCAGCTGCTGAAGTGGTAGAACCGCAAGCCACAGCCACAACCGCAACTGTGACCGCAGCTGTAACCGCCGCAGACGCCACCACAACGCCCGCTTCTGAGAGCACCACACACG CTGCTCCTGACACTTCCACCTACCAGTACGACGAGTCGTCCGGGTATTACTATGACTCACAGTCAGGGCTCTACTATGATCCAAACTCTCAG TACTTCTACAACTCACAGACTCAGCAGTACCTGTACTGGGATGGGGAGAAGCAGGCGTACGTGCCCGCTACCAACGCCAACCCGGCCCAGACGTCCAGCAGCCCCGCTGCCACGGGCCCCAAGGAGCccaaggagaagaaggagaagccCAAGAGCAAGACCGCCCAGCAG ATCGCCAAAGACATGGAGCGCTGGGCGAAGAGCCTGAACAAGCAGAAGGAGAGCTTCAAGACCAGCTTCCAGACCCTGAGCCAGTTCAGAGACGAGGAGAGGAGGGAGTCGGCCGCCGCGGACGCAGGGTTCACGCTCTTCGAAAAAAAG CAGGGCGGTGGGctggagaagcagcagctgatGACGGAGCTcgtgaggagcagggaggaggagaccTTGGTGAAGGATCAGGGCGGGCTGGTGGCGGCGTACAGCGGGGACAGTGACCCAGAGGAGGCGGAGTCAGAGAAGAGCGAGGAGGGCGGGGACAAGCTGACGGACTGGAAGAAGATGGCCTGCCTCCTGTGCAGACGGCAGTTCCCCAACAAGGAGGCTCTGCTGCGCCACCAGCAGCTCTCCGAGCTGCACAAG CAAAACTTGGAAGTCCAAAGAAGATCCAAAATGTCAGAATCGGAGCTGGAGGAATTGGAAAGAAAGGAGACTGAG aTGAAGTACAGAGACCGGGCAGCTGAGAGAAGGGAGAAATACGGCATTCCGGAACCTCCCGTGCCGAAGAAAAAGAAATTCGTTGAGCCGCCCAAACCTGT CAATTATGAGCAACCCACCAAGGATGGGCTGAACAGCGACAACATCGGGAACAAGATGCTGCAGGCCATGGGCTGGCAGGAGGGCAAGGGCCTGGGCCGCAACCAGCAGGGCATCACAGCCCCCATCGAG GCCTCGCTAAGGACGAAGGGGGCGGGCCTGGGAACCAAAGGCAGCTCTTACGAGCTGTCGGCCACCGACACCTATAAGGACATTGTGCGCAAGGCCTTGTTTGCACGCTTCACCGAGCTCGAGTGA
- the brk1 gene encoding probable protein BRICK1, protein MAGQEDPVQREIHQDWANREYIEVITSSIKKIADFLNSFDMSCRSRLATLNEKLTALERRIEYIEARVTKGETLT, encoded by the exons ATGGCCGGCCAGGAAGACCCAGTGCAGAGGGAGATTCACCAAGACTGGGCCAATCGAGAATATATCGAAGTTATCACGAGCAGTATCAAGAAAATTGCTGATTTTCTAAATTCTTTTG ATATGTCCTGCCGTTCACGCCTGGCGACTCTAAATGAGAAATTGACTGCGTTAGAAAGGAGAATCGAGTACATAGAGGCAAGG GTGACGAAAGGGGAGACGTTGACTTAA